From Mobula hypostoma chromosome 8, sMobHyp1.1, whole genome shotgun sequence, the proteins below share one genomic window:
- the LOC134350080 gene encoding 4F2 cell-surface antigen heavy chain-like isoform X2 — protein MELETSQFIELLKKLKEMAGRYSTKSRKRVFIIATSMEDPDYLISVLMKVPGVMIFVYYLNDLLTNPKVVEKAWTLNNYFHKQNFAWSGFIFEGHIASMISEKQQGTYIKLCAVLLLTMPGTPVFYYGDEIALKDYKESKYPLMRWDKSKYAGFANSVPWISPAYTPVYTPTVNQQSEDPLSTLSFYRTLGKMRIEEQPLQYGDFSVMLNTTNILAYVRQWHETGILVILNFGGAVTYDFTALNLPPTAVLLAKSTNLTQCELIHLQTMVIEANVGYVLRYFKVE, from the exons TTTATAGAACTTCTGAAAAAATTGAAAGAAATGGCTGGAAGATACAGTACAAAATCAAGAAAAAG AGTATTTATTATTGCTACTAGTATGGAAGATCCAGACTACTTAATTTCAGTTCTAATGAAAGTTCCTGGAGTAATGATTTTtgtttattatctgaatgatcTGTTAACAAATCCTAAAGTAGTTGAAAAAGCCTGGAcattgaataattattttcatAAGCAGAATTTTGCATGGTCTGGTTTCATT TTTGAAGGACATATTGCATCTATGATCTCTGAAAAACAACAAGGAACTTATATCAAATTGTGTGCAGTACTTTTATTAACAATGCCTGGGACTCCAGTATTTTATTATGGAGATGAGATTGCTCTCAAAGACTATAAG GAATCGAAATATCCTCTAATGCGATGGGACAAATCTAAATATGCAGGATTTGCAAACAGCGTTCCTTGGATTTCACCAGCTTACACACCAGTATACACACCAACTGTTAAT CAACAGTCTGAAGATCCATTATCAACTTTGTCATTTTACAGAACACTTGGAAAGATGAGAATTGAAGAACAACCCTTGCAGTATGGTGACTTCAGCGTAATGCTAAATACAACAAATATCCTTGCATATGTAAGACAATGGCATGAGACAGGAATTTTAGTTATCTTGAATTTTGGTGGTGCAGTTACTTATGATTTTACTGCATTAAATTTACCTCCAACTGCTGTTCTACTTGCAAAGTCTACAAATTTAACCCAATGTGAATTAATACATTTGCAGACTATGGTAATTGAAGCAAACGTGGGATATGTACTAAGATATTTTAAAGTAGAGTAG